The region GCAGGCGATGCTCGCCTGCACCGACGGGGCCGACGTGGTCGCGACCGTGTGGGCCTTCGGGCTCGGCGCCTCGGCACCGGTCGCCGACCTCGAGAAGGTGCTGACCGACGCCGGTGCGCCGGACGAGCTGGTGGCCGTCGCCTCACGCACGCTCGTGCACTACGTCTTCGGCCACGCCTTCGAGGAGCAGACCGCGCGCCAGGCCGTCCGCCTCGGCGCCGTCGAGCGCTCGCTGGAGTCCCTCCCCGACTTCGACCTCGGCCTCGACCTGGTCATCGACGGCCTCCGCGCCCGCCTGGCCTGACCCTCGCCGGGGTTACCCGGGGACGTCCTCGTAGGTGGGACCGGGGCCCGACCCACCAGATCGTCCCCGGATACCTGAGGACCGGGCGTACGTCGTCGGCGCCGGATCCCGTACGCCACGTCCTCAGGTATCGGGGCGCTGGGGTCGGGACGCTGGGGTCAGGCGCTCGTGTCGACGTCGGCCCCGTGGAGCTCGGCGAGCAGCACGGCGCCGGCGAGGTCCAGCCTGGTCTGCTTCAGCGAGGCCGACGACAGGTCGACGCCGTCGAGGCTCGCGCCACGGAGGTCGGTGCGGTCGAGGGTGGTCTCGCGGAGCAGGGCCCGGTCCAGCCGCGCGCCCCGGAGCACGGCGAGGGTGAGGTCCGACAGCGACAGGTCGGCCTCGCGCAGGTCGACCCCGCTGAGGTCGACGCGCGAGAGGTTGCCGCCGCGGATGGTCACGCCGAGCCACGACCCGCCGGTCACGGTGACCGGTCGCAGCACGCACTCGGCGAACGTCGAGCCGACCAGCTTGCACCCGTCGAGCGTCGCGTCGAAGAACGACGTGCGCCGGAAGTCGCACCCGACGAAAGCCGTCGCGGTGTGTGTCGAGGCGTTGAAGCGCCCGCCGTGGAAGGTGCATCCCTCGAAGACGGCGCCTGCGGTCGAGGCCTCGGAGAGGTCGACGTCGGTGAAGGTGCACTCGACGAAGCGCGCGGCGCCGAGGTCGTCGCCGTACCAGTCCTCGCCCCTGAAGTGTTCGCCGCGGGCTTCCTGAGGGACGGTCACGCCGCCCACCGTAGCGCTGGGCGGACGGATAGGGTCATGCCCGTGATCGCGTCCCACCAGCACCGCTTCATCTTCCTCAAGACCCGCAAGACCGCGGGCACGAGCGTGGAGATCGCGCTGTCGAAGGTGTGCGGCCCGGACGACGTCATCACCGAGATCAGTCCCGAGGACGAGGCGCTGCGCCAGGCCGCCGGCGGCCGCGCGCCGCAGAACTTCGAGTCGCCGCCGCTCCCGCGCAAGGCGTACAACCACATGGGCGCCAAGGCGACGCGCGACCTCGTCGGCGAGGACGCCTTCCGCGACTACTTCACCTTCGCCATCGAGCGGAACCCGTGGGACGCGGTCGTCTCGCTCTACTTCTGGAAGTACAAGGACCGTCCCGAGCTCCCCGACTTCGAGACCTACGTCCAGGAGATCTGGATCGAGCAGCTCGCCAACAACCGCCGGCTCTACCGCATCCGCGGCAAGATGGCGCTCGACCGGGTCCTGCGCTACGAGAACCTCGCCGCCGAGCTGCAGGAGGTCTGGGACCAGCTGTCGCTCCCCGGTACGCCGGACCTCCCGCGCGCCAAGGGCAACGCGAGGCCGGCGGGGCACTACCGGGAGCTCTACACCGAGGCGTCGCGCGAGCGGGTCGCGACGGTCTTCGCCGACACGATCGAGGCCTTCGGCTACGAGTTCTGACCCGCTCGGACGACGCCCAACAGCCGCTCACACTCGGCGACCAGGCGCGCACGCAGCGGGGCGCCGCGCTCGGCGAACCCGCGCTGCGCCGCGACGTAGGCCGCCTTGCCCTCCGTCGTCTCGATCCGGACGGGCTCGAAGCCCAGGTCGGCCAGGTCGTAGGGAGCGGCCCGCATGTCGAGCACCCGGATGTCGCGGGCGAGCTCGAAGCAGTCGGCGACCAGCTCGCTCGCGATCATCGGCGTGAGCCGGAAGGCGTGCTTGTAGAGGTCCATGCCGGCGTGGAGGCAGCCCGGCTGCTCGAAGTCGGGCCGGTCGTCGCTGCCGGGCTGCAACGTGTTGAGCGGGCGGGCGGAGGGGGTGAAGAAGCGGAAGGCGTCGAAGTGGGAGCAGCCGATCCGGTGCGACTCGACGACCGCGTCGGTGCCGTCCTGGCCGAGCCGCAGCGGCCAGTCGTGCCGCTTCCCGTGCTCGGCGGAACGGTGCACCATCGCCCACTCGTGCAGGCCGAAGCAGCCGAGCTGGGGCGCTCGCCCGGCCGTCGCCGACAGCAGGATGTGCAGCTGGCGCAGGAGCGGGAGCCGGGACTCCACGTAGCCGGGCGACACCGTGACCGGGTCGCCCGCGTAGCCCTTGAGCCCGACGTGGTCGTCGGCGTCCTCCAGCGCGACGCCGAAGCCCGGGTGCCAGCGCCGCAGCTGCGCCGGGCGCTGGGAGTAGTAGGTGAAGAGGAAGTCGTGGACCGGGTGCTTCACCTGCTCCGCCCGGCGGGCGAGGTGCGGCGCGACGAGGTCGTCGACGCGGGCGGCGTGGGCCTCGGCCCGCGCGCGCCACTCGGGTCCGGTCAGCACCTGCACGTGGGAGACGGTACGGCGAGGGCCTGGTCGCGGCCGACTCGGCGGGAGCACACTGACCGCCATGCAACCGATCGGCGTCGACCGCACCGCGGGACTCGACCGTGCCCACGAGCACGCTGTCGCGTGGCTCGACTCGCTCGCCGACCGGCCGGTCCCGCCGCGCCTGACGACCGACGAGGTGCTCGCGCGCCTCGACCCGGTGCTGCAGGACGGCCCGCTCGATCCGGCCGTCGTGGTCGACGAGCTCGCCGCGACCTGCGAGCCGGGCCTGACCGCGATGCCGGGCGGGCGGTTCTTCGGGTTCGTCATCGGAGGGGCGCACCCGGCAGCCCTGGCCGCCGACTGGCTGGTCAGCGCGTGGGACCAGAACACCGGGCTGCGGATGCTGACGCCCGCGCACTCCGCGATCGAGGAGACGACGGAGCGGTGGCTCGTCGACCTCCTCGGGCTCCCCGGTGGGAGCGCCGTCGGGTTCGTCACCGGCGGCACGATGGCCAACTTCACCTGCCTCGCCGCGGCCCGCGACGAGGTGCTGCGCCGCGCCGGCTGGGACGTCGCCGAGCGCGGCCTCGTCGGCTCGCCCGGCGTACGCGTGCTGGTGGGTAACGAGCGGCACGACACCATCGACCTCAGCCTGCGCTACCTGGGGCTCGGCGCACCCGAGCCGGTCGCCGCCGACGAGCAGGGACGGATCGAACCGGCCGCCCTCGTGTCCGCCCTCGAGGCCGGCGACGGCCGTCCGACCGTCGTGTGCCTCCAGGCAGGCAACGTGCACTCGGGGGCCTTCGACGACTTCGACGCCGCCGTCACGGCCGCGCACGACGCCGGCGCGTGGGTGCACGTCGACGGGGCGTTCGGCCTGTTCGCGGGCGCGTCGCCGCAGTACCGCCACCTCGTCGCGGGTGCCGACCGGGCGGACTCGTGGTCGACCGACGCCCACAAGACCCTCAACGTGCCCTACGACTGCGGGCTGGCCATCGTCCGCGACCGGGCCGCGCTGCGTGCCGCGATGGGGATGCACGGCGACTACCTCATCTACGACGCGGTGGGGGAGCCGTTCGAGAAGGTCCCCGAGCTCAGCCGCCGCGGACGCTCGGTCCCGGTCTGGGCCGTCCTGCGCGCCCTCGGCCGCGACGGCGTCGCCGACCTCGTCGATGGCTTCTGCGACCACGCGGCCGCGTTCGCCGAGGGGATGGCGGCGATCGAGGGCGCGGAGGTCCTCAACGACGTGGTCTTCACCCAGGTCTGCGCGGCGTTCGGCGACGACGACCGGACCCGGGGCGTCGTCGAGGCGATGCTCGCCGACGGCACGGCCTGGACGAGCGGCTCCCGGTGGCGCGGCCGAGCGGTCCTGCGGGTCAGCGTGAGCAACTGGTCGACCACCCTCGACGACGTCGCCACCAGCCTCGCCGCGCTGCACCGCGCCGCTGGCCGGTGACTCGACGCGCGAGACCGCGAGTCAATGCCTCCCTGACGTCGTCACGCGGTTATGGTGACGCCGCTACCAGCGACCTTGGGGGAGGGACGCCGTGCCGGAGCAGGGTCCGTACGACGACCTGGTGGGGCGCCTGCAGCAGCTGCGCGCCGACGCCGGGGTGCCGTCGTACGGCGACATCGCCAGCAACGTCAGCCGGGTGCGGGTCGAGCGCGGCCTGACGCCCGAGCAGGCCCGCGTGGGCCGTACGACGGTCTACGACGCGTTCCGGATGGGACGCCAGCGCATCGACGCCGACCTCGTCGGTGACATCGCCCGCGCGCTCGGCGCCGACGACGCGACCGCCGAGGTGTGGGCGGCCGACGCCCGGAACGCCCGGCAGTCTGTCCCCGACACCGACATCGCGGACCCGGGAGCCGAGGAGTCGGGCACCGAGGTCGGGGAGCCGCCCCGCCTCGCGCCCCGCCTCGTGGTCGGGGTCCTGCTCGCCGGCCTGGCGGTCAACCTGGTCGGCCGCGGCCTCGTGGCCGTGCTCGACCTGCCGGTCTACCTCGACATGATCGGCACCGCCTTCTCCGCGATCGTCCTCGGCCCGTGGTGGGGAGCGCTCGTCGGCGTGACGACCAACGTCGCCGGCACGGGCACCGAGGGCACGGACTCGCTGCTCTTCGCACCGGTCAACGTGGGCGGTGCCCTGCTGTGGGGCTACGGCGTGCGACACGGCTGGGGGAGGAGCGCCCCGCGGTTCTTCGTCCTCAACCTCGCGGTCGCGGTCGCCAGCGCCTGCCTCGTCATCCCGGTGGTCGTCCTGGTGGGCGACGGCCTCGGCGGCCACGCAGCCGACCGCATCACCGCCAGCGCGATGGAGCTGGTGGCGTCGGTCTGGGCGTCGGTGACGGTGTCCAGCCTGCTCACGGAGGTGGTCGACAAGCTCATCTGCGGCTTCGTCTCCCTCGCCGTCCTGGAGTCCCTCCCCGTCCGGCTGAGACCGGCCGGCTGGGCGGTCGGCGAGCAGTGAGCGTGCGGCATGTTCGGGCTTGTTCGGGTTCGCGTCCGGGGCGTTGGTGCGGTCCGGCAGGTTGGGCAGGATGGCGGCGCGCGTCGACGCGCGCGCTGCTGCGGGCCGGGTCACGGGGGTGCCTGGTCCGCAGCGCGCGGAGCACGCCCGGCGCGTCAGGGAGGAAGCACGGGAGGTCTCGCATGGGGAGGGACCTCCCGACTTCCCCGGATGCGCCGTCGTGCCGGTCCGTTGGATAGGTTCGGGCCATGCGCATCTGCAGGTTCAGCACGGGCGAGGAGCCGCGATTCGGCGTCGTCACCGGCGAGGTCGACGAGTTCGGGCAGCCGGCCGAGGACTCGGTGGTCGTGGCGCTCGTCGGCGACCCGCTCTACGTCGGCATCAAGCTGATGGAGGAGGAGCACAGGCTCAGCGACGTACGCCTCCTCGCGCCGATCATCCCGCGCAGCAAGGTCGTCGGCATCGGCCGCAACTACGCCGCCCACGCCGCCGAGCTCGGCAACGACCTGCCGACCGAGCCGCTGATGTTCCTCAAGCCCAACACCACGGTGGTCGGGCCGGGCGACCCGATCTTCTACCCGCCGCAGACGAGCGACCTCCACTACGAGGGTGAGCTCGCCGTCGTCATCGGCCGGATCTGCCGCGACGTCCCGGCCGAGCAGGCCACCGACGTGATCTTCGGCTACACGATCGCCAACGACGTGACCGCCCGCGACCTGCAGCGGTCCGACGTGCAGTTCACCCGCGCCAAGGGCTTCGACTCCTTCTGCCCGCTGGGCCCGTGGATCGAGACCGACCTCGACCCGCAGGCCTTCGCCGACGGCGTCGCGGTGCAGACCCACCTCAACGGCGACGTCGTCCAGGACGGCACCACCGCCGACATGATCTTCGACGTGCCGACCCTGGTCGCCCACGTCTCCTCGGTGATGACGCTGCTGCCCGGCGACGTGATCCTCACCGGCACCCCCGAGGGCGTCGGGCCGATGGAGGTCGGCGACGAGGTCGAGATCTCCATCGCCGGCATCGGCGCCCTGACCAACCCCGTCGCGACCCGCAGCTGAGAAGAGCCACACATGAGCACCCCCGTACGCGTCCGGATGGCCCCGTCCCCGACGGGGTCGCCGCACGTCGGCCTGGCCCGCACCGCCCTCTACAACTGGGCGTTCGCCCGCCACCACGGCGGCACCTTCGTGTTCCGGATCGAGGACACCGACAAGGCGCGCAACACCCAGGAGTCCTACGACTCGCTCATCGACCTGATGACGTGGCTCGGCCTCACCTGGGACGAGGGCGTCGTCGTCGGCGGTCCGTTCGGCCCCTACCGGCAGTCCGAGCGCACCGACATCTACGCCGACGTGCTGGCGCGCCTGCGGGAGTCGTCGTACACCTATGACTGCTTCTGCACCAACGACGAGGTCGAGGCGCGGCGCAAGGCGAGCGGCTCGAAGGTGATGGGGTACGACGGCTTCTGCCGCGAGCTCTCCGCCGACCAGCGCGCGGCGTTCGAGGCCGAGGGTCGCGCCCCGGTCGTGCGGTTCCGGATGCCCGACGGCTCGATCACGTGGGACGACCTGGTCCGCGGCGACATCACGTTCGAGACCGAGCACGTCCCCGACTTCGCGCTCTGCCGCGCCAACGGCGACCCGCTCTACACGCTGACCGCGCCCGTCGACGACGCCACGATGGAGATCACCCACGTGCTGCGTGGCGAGGACCTCCTGTCCAGCACGCCGCGCCAGCTCGCGCTCTTCGACGCGCTCAAGGAGCTCGGCGTCGCCAAGGCCACCCCCGCCTTCGG is a window of Nocardioides oleivorans DNA encoding:
- a CDS encoding TetR/AcrR family transcriptional regulator C-terminal domain-containing protein; the protein is MPHHRSDVLDRAISLLDRGGLASLTMRRLGTELEVQPSAIYHHFESKQVLLAAVADEILARGARPRTAVEWPDRLREICVELRQAMLACTDGADVVATVWAFGLGASAPVADLEKVLTDAGAPDELVAVASRTLVHYVFGHAFEEQTARQAVRLGAVERSLESLPDFDLGLDLVIDGLRARLA
- a CDS encoding pentapeptide repeat-containing protein, encoding MTVPQEARGEHFRGEDWYGDDLGAARFVECTFTDVDLSEASTAGAVFEGCTFHGGRFNASTHTATAFVGCDFRRTSFFDATLDGCKLVGSTFAECVLRPVTVTGGSWLGVTIRGGNLSRVDLSGVDLREADLSLSDLTLAVLRGARLDRALLRETTLDRTDLRGASLDGVDLSSASLKQTRLDLAGAVLLAELHGADVDTSA
- a CDS encoding sulfotransferase family 2 domain-containing protein, whose protein sequence is MIASHQHRFIFLKTRKTAGTSVEIALSKVCGPDDVITEISPEDEALRQAAGGRAPQNFESPPLPRKAYNHMGAKATRDLVGEDAFRDYFTFAIERNPWDAVVSLYFWKYKDRPELPDFETYVQEIWIEQLANNRRLYRIRGKMALDRVLRYENLAAELQEVWDQLSLPGTPDLPRAKGNARPAGHYRELYTEASRERVATVFADTIEAFGYEF
- a CDS encoding 3-methyladenine DNA glycosylase, which gives rise to MQVLTGPEWRARAEAHAARVDDLVAPHLARRAEQVKHPVHDFLFTYYSQRPAQLRRWHPGFGVALEDADDHVGLKGYAGDPVTVSPGYVESRLPLLRQLHILLSATAGRAPQLGCFGLHEWAMVHRSAEHGKRHDWPLRLGQDGTDAVVESHRIGCSHFDAFRFFTPSARPLNTLQPGSDDRPDFEQPGCLHAGMDLYKHAFRLTPMIASELVADCFELARDIRVLDMRAAPYDLADLGFEPVRIETTEGKAAYVAAQRGFAERGAPLRARLVAECERLLGVVRAGQNS
- a CDS encoding pyridoxal phosphate-dependent decarboxylase family protein, translated to MQPIGVDRTAGLDRAHEHAVAWLDSLADRPVPPRLTTDEVLARLDPVLQDGPLDPAVVVDELAATCEPGLTAMPGGRFFGFVIGGAHPAALAADWLVSAWDQNTGLRMLTPAHSAIEETTERWLVDLLGLPGGSAVGFVTGGTMANFTCLAAARDEVLRRAGWDVAERGLVGSPGVRVLVGNERHDTIDLSLRYLGLGAPEPVAADEQGRIEPAALVSALEAGDGRPTVVCLQAGNVHSGAFDDFDAAVTAAHDAGAWVHVDGAFGLFAGASPQYRHLVAGADRADSWSTDAHKTLNVPYDCGLAIVRDRAALRAAMGMHGDYLIYDAVGEPFEKVPELSRRGRSVPVWAVLRALGRDGVADLVDGFCDHAAAFAEGMAAIEGAEVLNDVVFTQVCAAFGDDDRTRGVVEAMLADGTAWTSGSRWRGRAVLRVSVSNWSTTLDDVATSLAALHRAAGR
- a CDS encoding ECF transporter S component, giving the protein MPEQGPYDDLVGRLQQLRADAGVPSYGDIASNVSRVRVERGLTPEQARVGRTTVYDAFRMGRQRIDADLVGDIARALGADDATAEVWAADARNARQSVPDTDIADPGAEESGTEVGEPPRLAPRLVVGVLLAGLAVNLVGRGLVAVLDLPVYLDMIGTAFSAIVLGPWWGALVGVTTNVAGTGTEGTDSLLFAPVNVGGALLWGYGVRHGWGRSAPRFFVLNLAVAVASACLVIPVVVLVGDGLGGHAADRITASAMELVASVWASVTVSSLLTEVVDKLICGFVSLAVLESLPVRLRPAGWAVGEQ
- a CDS encoding fumarylacetoacetate hydrolase family protein; protein product: MRICRFSTGEEPRFGVVTGEVDEFGQPAEDSVVVALVGDPLYVGIKLMEEEHRLSDVRLLAPIIPRSKVVGIGRNYAAHAAELGNDLPTEPLMFLKPNTTVVGPGDPIFYPPQTSDLHYEGELAVVIGRICRDVPAEQATDVIFGYTIANDVTARDLQRSDVQFTRAKGFDSFCPLGPWIETDLDPQAFADGVAVQTHLNGDVVQDGTTADMIFDVPTLVAHVSSVMTLLPGDVILTGTPEGVGPMEVGDEVEISIAGIGALTNPVATRS